The Schaalia dentiphila ATCC 17982 sequence GCGTCGCATCACTTCGGGGCGTTCTGCGATTCGATGACGAGCTTGCCGGACTTGATGTCGTCCGTGAGCTTGGTCAGGTCCGCCTTGAGTTCCGCGGACACCTTGTCGTCGAAATCGTGGAACGGGGCGATCGAGACACCGCCGTTGGCCAGCGTGCCCACGTACGGGGTCGAGCTGAACTTGCCGTTCACCGAGTCCTGGATCGCCTGCTCGACAGAGGCACCGATCTCCTTCATGACCGAGGTCAGCACGATCGAGGAGTAGTCGGGGTTGGCCTCGTACCAGTCGGAGTCAACGCCGATGATCCAGGTGTTTCCATCCGCCTTGGCGGCAGCCGCAGCGCCCAGGCCGACCGGGCCCGCGACGGGCATGATGATGTCCGCGCCCTGGGAGATGAACTGCTGCGCCTGCTCCTTGCCGAGCGTCTGATCGTCGAAGGACTGCGTGAAGGAGCCGTTCTGCGTGGCCTTGTCCCAGCCGAGCAGCTGCACGTTCGTGCCCTTGGCCTTGTTGTATGCCGCGACGCCGTCAGCGAAGCCATCCATGAACACCGTCACCGAGGGGATCTGGATACCGCCGAAGGTGGCGACCTTGCCGGTCTTGGTCATGCCCGCGGCCACGTAGCCTGCCAGGTAGGCGGCCTCAGCGGTGTTGAACAGCAGCGGACGCGCGTTGTCCAGCGTCACCGTGTTGTTGTTACCGTCGTTGAAGCTGGAGTCGATGAGGGCGTAGTGCACGTCCTTGTTCTCGTCGGCGGAGGTGTGGACGGCCTTCTCCAGGTTGAATCCGACGCCGATGATCAGGTTGCAGCCGTCGGAGACCATGGACTCAACGTTCGGGT is a genomic window containing:
- a CDS encoding BMP family lipoprotein, with translation MKHLTKLLAAAGVATLALAGCGGGGGTATSQSGGAKDATSFKACAVSDAGGWDDKSFNESAYEGLKASQTSLGIQINTAESNSDADFNPNVESMVSDGCNLIIGVGFNLEKAVHTSADENKDVHYALIDSSFNDGNNNTVTLDNARPLLFNTAEAAYLAGYVAAGMTKTGKVATFGGIQIPSVTVFMDGFADGVAAYNKAKGTNVQLLGWDKATQNGSFTQSFDDQTLGKEQAQQFISQGADIIMPVAGPVGLGAAAAAKADGNTWIIGVDSDWYEANPDYSSIVLTSVMKEIGASVEQAIQDSVNGKFSSTPYVGTLANGGVSIAPFHDFDDKVSAELKADLTKLTDDIKSGKLVIESQNAPK